In one Heteronotia binoei isolate CCM8104 ecotype False Entrance Well chromosome 1, APGP_CSIRO_Hbin_v1, whole genome shotgun sequence genomic region, the following are encoded:
- the NEIL2 gene encoding endonuclease 8-like 2 isoform X1, with the protein MMSPLNTMFLMVLQVILVICKSSLDLCAALLRRLRSKNKKICRSWHVQSQRGLAGTSRYSRRSSMRSRWYALAEVGVPRRWWVYPRSKNWWEQFFRLTWDEEQWIENFRMSRATFFEIVEALRPRLQRQTTNMRQPIPVEKRVAIAIWYLANANCYREVREQFGVGLSTVGEIVLEVCCAMELDLLRKTVHLGNEITKIMDGFAHLGFPHCIGAIDGMHILIRAPGGRIDEHGNCKKNCSILLQGTVDHSGRFINAEVGWSGKTRDALVFQNSALCTAMDAGVFVPGNPTMDINGVQVPALIVADGAYPIRRWLMKPFGKNEDRRQQMFDCALHRARNVVECAFGRLKARWRCLTMRLPVFEENISTVITACVILHNICEEKGHGVVVDLSDSAPPVVHSDEEDYYRDDNCNKEEGKLVRSAVADFMLSHQPCS; encoded by the exons ATGATGTCCCCTCTGAACACCATGTTCCTGATGGTGCTGCAGGTCATCCTTGTGATCTGCAAAAGTTCTTTGGATTTGTGTGCAGCACTTCTGAGGCGCCTCCGCTCAAAGAATAAGAAAATTTGCCGTTCCTGGCATGTGCAGAGCCAGAGAGGTCTAGCTGGTACATCAAGGTATTCAAGGAGGTCCAGTATGCGGTCCCGCTGGTACGCCCTTGCTGAAGTTGGGGTGCCCCGCCGCTGGTGGGTGTACCCCCGGAGCAAGAACTGGTGGGAACAGTTCTTCAGGCTCACATGGGATGAGGAGCAGTGGATAGAGAACTTTCGCATGAGCCGTGCCACCTTTTTTGAAATAGTGGAAGCCCTCAGACCACGTCTCCAGCGACAGACCACCAACATGAGGCAGCCAATACCTGTTGAGAAGAGAGTTGCCATTGCCATCTGGTACCTGGCCAACGCAAACTGCTACAGGGAGGTCCGTGAACAATTCGGAGTTGGTCTCTCCACAGTGGGGGAGATAGTCCTTGAGGTTTGCTGTGCCATGGAGCTTGACCTGCTGAGGAAGACAGTGCACTTGGGCAATGAGATCACCAAG ATCATGGATGGCTTTGCACATCTAGGATTTCCACACTGCATTGGGGCAATTGATGGAATGCATATCCTCATACGAGCCCCTGGAGGGCGGATTGATGAACATGGCAACTGCAAGAAAAACTGCTCCATACTGCTTCAGGGCACTGTTGACCACAGTGGACGATTTATCAATGCCGAAGTTGGCTGGAGTGGTAAGACCCGGGATGCATTAGTATTCCAGAACTCTGCCTTGTGCACAGCAATGGATGCTGGAGTCTTTGTTCCCGGAAACCCAACCATGGATATCAACGGGGTGCAGGTGCCAGCACTGATAGTAGCAGATGGAGCTTACCCCATTCGCAGGTGGCTGATGAAGCCCTTTGGCAAAAATGAGGACAGGCGTCAGCAAATGTTTGACTGTGCACTCCACAGGGCTAGGAATGTGGTAGAGTGTGCCTTTGGGCGGCTCAAGGCACGATGGCGATGCCTAACGATGCGCCTTCCTGTTTTTGAGGAGAACATCAGCACTGTGATTACAGCTTGTGTCATCCTGCACAATATATGCGAGGAGAAAGGACATGGTGTGGTAGTGGACCTCAGTGACTCTGCCCCCCCTGTTGTTCACAGTGATGAGGAAGACTACTACCGGGATGATAACTGTAATAAAGAGGAAGGGAAACTTGTCAGGAGTGCAGTTGCTGATTTCATGCTTAGTCACCAACCCTGTTCATGA
- the NEIL2 gene encoding endonuclease 8-like 2 isoform X2: MPEGPSVKRFQLRCSPFVGQTVTKVGGHTRQMNPDDLKSLTLWDTQIHGKNVFLAFGTIQEVVPCCGNASPGPSECRPPVPETATRGDNSLLLRMEGDAHQPQCHLLEEPEVNELPLLTDNAARQPRKWLRFHFGLYGSIRANEFARASKANKRGDWRDPIPRLILHFSSGGFLVFYNCRIYQCSSPTAQPATDILNPEFDREQALEALCKATPVCYTLLDQRHFSGLGNIIKNEVLYLAKIHPLSLGSLLPPSALKSLVDHAIQFSLEWLNSKLHGCGLHPQIYGKDKCPMGHEVMKGAFGPVDGLKRLTWWCRQCQLEVLPEEIHSI; encoded by the exons ATGCCAGAAGGTCCCTCTGTAAAGAGATTCCAATTACGCTGCTCTCCCTTTGTGGGTCAGACAGTGACCAAAGTGGGAGGACATACTAGACAGATGAACCCTGATGATCTGAAGTCGCTTACGCTGTGGGACACTCAG ATCCATGGGAAGAATGTATTCCTGGCATTTGGCACCATTCAGGAAGTGGTACCCTGCTGTGGCAATGCTTCTCCTGGACCATCTGAATGCAGGCCACCTGTTCCAGAAACAGCCACTAGGGGGGACAACTCCCTTCTCTTGAGGATGGAAGGAGATGCTCACCAACCACAGTGCCATCTGCTGGAGGAGCCTGAAGTCAATGAATTGCCACTGCTTACAGATAATGCTGCTAGGCAGCCCAGGAAGTGGCTACGCTTCCATTTCGGTCTGTATGGCAGCATCCGAGCCAACGAGTTTGCAAGGGCCAGTAAGGCAAACAAAAGAGGGGACTGGAGAGATCCAATTCCAAG gctgatcctgcacttcAGCAGTGGGGGCTTCCTTGTCTTTTACAACTGCCGAATTTACCAGTGTTCTTCTCCCACTGCCCAGCCAGCTACTGACATCTTGAACCCAGAGTTTGATCGGGAGCAAGCACTGGAAGCCCTTTGTAAAGCCACTCCCGTGTGCTATACTCTCCTGGACCAAAGACATTTCTCAGGGCTGG GGAACATCATTAAGAATGAAGTTCTGTATCTGGCAAAGATCCACCCGCTTTCCCTTGGATCTCTCTTGCCACCCTCTGCACTCAAATCCTTGGTTGATCATGCCATTCAGTTCAGCTTGGAGTGGCTCAACAGCAAGCTACATGGATGTGGGTTACACCCACAGATCTATGGGAAGGACAAGTGTCCCATGGGGCATGAGGTGATGAAGGGAGCCTTTGGGCCTGTGGATGGCTTGAAAAGACTTACCTGGTGGTGTCGTCAGTGTCAGCTTGAAGTGCTACCTGAAGAGATTCACAGTATCTGA